The genomic region TTCCCCGGACAATATGCGATGGCCCTGTTCGTGGCACCGCACCTGTCTATAGTTCGCGACAGCATCCGCATGTTTCAATTGTTTCGATGGGCAGATATGCCCGGCGCCCTGCGTCCGATGAATGCGGACTCGCTCACGTCATGGTATTCAGACGCGGAGTGGTCGGCGATGAGGCTCAGTTCGAAGAACCATGTAGACGTACCGGTGCGATTGCCCGACGGCCGCATCCTGCATGTGCTTGCCAGTCATCCCACGCCGCCTGCGTTCGACGGACCCGAGCGTCGAAACAAGCTCCGCAATCACGATGAGATCCGATTCTGGATAGACTATGTGGCTGACCGGGAGTATTTCGTGGACGACAGTGGTCGCGCCGGGGGCCTCGCCACGGGCGCATCATTTGTGATTGTCGGCGACCTCAATGCGGATCCCGACGAGGGCAGCTCGCATGGTAATCCGGCCCGCAAGCTGCTAGACGCACCGGCCGTAAGCGGCGACTTCGTCCCGACCGCGACCGAAGCTGGAATCAGCGCGTTCCCCGAACTCGATCCGGACGATACGGCCGAATGGGGACTGCGCATCGACTATGTTCTGCCGTCGCGCGACCTGACAGTGCTCGACGGTGGCGTCCGTCGTCCGCTTTCGAGCGAGGAGAGGGCAAGCGATCACTTTCCGGTATGGCTCGATCTGCAGATACCCGTCAATCAATAGGTGCCTGTTGTATCCACGACGCTGAATGAGTTGGAGACAGTACGAAATCCTGCTTAAGGAAAGACCCCGTGGCTTTCATCTTGTCACCAGCGAGATCGTGCGCGGCCTCACGGACCTGTCCCGGTTTCGAGTCGGTCTCGCCCACTTTTTTATTCTGCATACGTCGGCGTCGCTTACGCTGAACGAGAATGCAAGCAGCGACGTGCGTGTCGACTTCGAGGCGTTCTTCAATCGGATCGTCCCCGATGGCACACCGTACTTCGAACACACGATCGAAGGTCCGGACGACATGCCCGCACACATCAAGGCGTCGTTGATGGGCAGCGGACTTACGGTGCCTTTGCGGGACGGGCGTCTCGTGCTTGGCACGTGGCAGGGGGTCTACCTCTGCGAGCATCGAAACCGGGGTGGACGACGCAAGCTGGTTGTCACGCTCAGCGGCGAACTCGACGGCGACGAATCACATTGACTCAGTGGATTACAGACGCGGCGTGATACGTCTTTCCTGATCGCATCCTCGCCGCTCCGCCGGATCGTCAAAGAGCGCTACTCCGTGACGTGGTCAAGAACCAGCACACCCAGCGGCGGAACATCTACCTCGACCGATGCAGGACGATTGTGCCATTTCTTCTTTTCGGTGGCAAGCGTTCCTTTCGGTCCATAGCCGGAGCCTCCGAAGCGCGTCCGGTCGCTGTTCAAAACGACATTCCACGACCCCTGCCGGGTTAGACCGATTCGATAGTCGGGCCTCGGTACTGGCGTGAAGTTGAACAGAAACACGATCGTCCGATCTTCGCTGGACCGCACATAACTCACCACGCTCGCCCCTGCATCCTGAAAATCAATCCACTCAAATCCTCCGGGTGCGTCGTTCCAGAGCGCCGGGTGGTTCCGATACAACTGATTGAGCGCGCGCACCCAGTCCGCGATGCCCGCGTGCAGATGGGTCTTCAGGAGCTCCCATTCCACCTGGCCGTCGTGATTCCACTCTCCGTATTGTCCGAGTTCCGAGCCCATGAATAGCAGCTTCTTTCCCGGATGCCCGAACATGTGACCGTAGAGGAGGCGAAGATTGGCCGCCTTCTGCCAGTCATCTCCCGGCATTTTGGACCAGAGCGAGCCTTTGCCGTGAACCACTTCATCGTGAGAAAGCGGCAGAAGGAAGTTCTCGGAGAACGCGTAGATCAGCGGGAATGTCAGGTCGTTGTGATGATACTGACGGTGAATCGGATCCTTCGTCATGTATTCGAGCGTATCGTGCATCCAGCCCATGTTCCACTTGAAAAGAAATCCAAGTCCACCGTTGTACGTGGGCGCGGAAACGCCGGGCCATGCCGTCGACTCCTCTGCGATCATCAGCACGCTGTCGAAACGCTTGTACACAACCGCGTTCGTCTCCTGCAGTAACGAAATCGCTTCGAGGTTTTCGCGACCGCCATACTTGTTCGGACGCCAGTCTTCTCTGGAGTAGTCCCGATACAGCATCGATGCAACAGCGTCGACGCGCAGTCCATCGATGTGGTATTTGTCCAACCAGAACGCGGCGTTCGAGATCAGGAAATTCCGGACGCCCGGCATGCCGTAGTCGAATACGTACGTACCCCAGTCGGGGTGGTAGCGCATCAGCGGGTCGGAGTACTCGTACGTGGTATGCCCGTCAAAAAACACTAGCCCCTGTGGATCGGCCGCAAAGTGCGCCGGCACCCAATCCAGCAGCACGCCGATGCCTTCATTGTGCAGGTAGTCAACCAGATACATGAAGTCTTCCGGCGTGCCGTAGCGATGGGTCGTGGCATAGTAGCCGACGATCTGATAACCCCAGGAACCATAGTACGGATGCTCGGCGACGGGCATGAACTCGACGTGAGTAAACCCGAAGTCCTTTACATGATCGGCAAGCGGCTTCGCCAGTTCACGGTAGTTGAGAGACCAACCGTCTTTCGTGCGGATCCACGAACCGATGTGAACCTCGTAGATGGATACGGGTGCATTGAGACTCGCCGGACCTTTCCGTGACTCCATCCAGTCACTATCAGTCCACTCGTAGTCGAGGTCTACCACACGGCTAGAAAGTCCCGCAATTGAACTGCCTCCTTCGACGGGCGGCTCGATCGCGAAGCCGTACGGATCCGTCTTGTCCGTCACATAGGCTCCACGACGGATTCGAAACTTGTAATGGGCCCCTGTCTTGCAGCCGCGGACGTACACTTCCCACAGGCCCGAAAGCCCACCGCCCGTCTTCTTCATCGGGTGCGCGCCTTCATCCCAGTCATTGAAGTCACCGATCACTGAAACGTGATCCGCATACGGAGCCCAGACGGCGAACCACGTACCCTGGCGGTTTGCGTGGGCACCAAGCTTGTCATAACTGGAGTAGTGCCTGCCTTCTTCCCAGAGTTGAGAGTCCTTCTTCGATATCCAGGGCATATCGCTATTCATGACGTGAGGGGATGATGCTACTCAATATCTTGAATGCGGATCTAGCAGTAAACCGTTGTGGACAAAGATCGGCCACGATCTGATCGTAAACTATTTTATTTAGCAAGAGTTAACCGATTCTCTTATTGTGTGCGCATTCGTAATGTGCGTTCACCACCTTGACCAGGATCCCGCCAGATCGTGTGTTGAATGGACGAAGCTCCCGAACAATCCAGAGCCCCCGGACGCAGTCGTGTGCGACCGGGCAAGCCATATCCACTCGGTGCCACCTGGGATGGACTCGGGGTTAATTTCGCGCTGTACGCATCGCACGCGGATCGGGTTGAGCTCGCCCTGTTCGATCATCCCGATGACGAGTCGGCATCGGAGACCGTGTTCCTGGTCGAGCAGACCGGGCCCATCTGGCATTGCTACATTCCGCACCTGCGTCCCGGTCAACTCTACGGGTACCGGGTTGCAGGACCGTACGAGCCCCACGAGGGCCATCGATACAATGAGCACAAGGTGCTGCTGGATCCGTATGCGAAGGCCATAGGTCGGCCGCTGCGCTGGCACGACAGTCTGTATGGCCATTTGCTCGATCATCCCGATGAGGACCTATCGTTCAGCACCGTGGACAGCGCGCCGTTCGCACCACTCGGCGCCGTCATAGATCCGAGTTTCCACTGGGCTTCCGATCAGCCGCCTAAGATTCCGTGGGAAGAGACAATCATCTACGAGACTCACGTCAAGGGATTGACGAAGCTGCATCCTGACGTACCGCCGGAGCTTCGCGGAACGTATCTGGGGATGACGGCTGAGCCGGTAGTAGAGCATCTCAGGAAACTGGGAGTGACGACCGTACAGCTCTTGCCGGTGCACGCCAAGGTTTCCGAACACGGGTTGGTTCGATCGGGTCTCAAGAATTACTGGGGATATAACACGCTGTCCTATTTCTCACCAGAGCCTGAGTATTCGGGAAACGAGTGGTCCAGCGGCGCCGTGAGAGAGTTCAAGATGATGGTGCGCGCCCTGCACGAAGCGGGACTGGAGGTGATCATTGACGTTGTCTACAATCACACGGGTGAGGGCAATAGAATGGGCCCGACGCTTTCGTGGCGAGGTATTG from Rhodothermales bacterium harbors:
- the glgB gene encoding 1,4-alpha-glucan branching protein GlgB gives rise to the protein MPWISKKDSQLWEEGRHYSSYDKLGAHANRQGTWFAVWAPYADHVSVIGDFNDWDEGAHPMKKTGGGLSGLWEVYVRGCKTGAHYKFRIRRGAYVTDKTDPYGFAIEPPVEGGSSIAGLSSRVVDLDYEWTDSDWMESRKGPASLNAPVSIYEVHIGSWIRTKDGWSLNYRELAKPLADHVKDFGFTHVEFMPVAEHPYYGSWGYQIVGYYATTHRYGTPEDFMYLVDYLHNEGIGVLLDWVPAHFAADPQGLVFFDGHTTYEYSDPLMRYHPDWGTYVFDYGMPGVRNFLISNAAFWLDKYHIDGLRVDAVASMLYRDYSREDWRPNKYGGRENLEAISLLQETNAVVYKRFDSVLMIAEESTAWPGVSAPTYNGGLGFLFKWNMGWMHDTLEYMTKDPIHRQYHHNDLTFPLIYAFSENFLLPLSHDEVVHGKGSLWSKMPGDDWQKAANLRLLYGHMFGHPGKKLLFMGSELGQYGEWNHDGQVEWELLKTHLHAGIADWVRALNQLYRNHPALWNDAPGGFEWIDFQDAGASVVSYVRSSEDRTIVFLFNFTPVPRPDYRIGLTRQGSWNVVLNSDRTRFGGSGYGPKGTLATEKKKWHNRPASVEVDVPPLGVLVLDHVTE
- a CDS encoding endonuclease/exonuclease/phosphatase family protein, with translation MTFNIEDLRTSDLERADHPRLKAAARTIQELRPDILLVNEMTYDVRGVPGFSDADGPGQNARRFVQRFLAVSQGSGLEPLTYNTFSPATNTGVSSGLDLNNDGAVATSFPLPDPSDSDGSAPSQTAAQRAYGNDSWGFGTFPGQYAMALFVAPHLSIVRDSIRMFQLFRWADMPGALRPMNADSLTSWYSDAEWSAMRLSSKNHVDVPVRLPDGRILHVLASHPTPPAFDGPERRNKLRNHDEIRFWIDYVADREYFVDDSGRAGGLATGASFVIVGDLNADPDEGSSHGNPARKLLDAPAVSGDFVPTATEAGISAFPELDPDDTAEWGLRIDYVLPSRDLTVLDGGVRRPLSSEERASDHFPVWLDLQIPVNQ
- a CDS encoding YjbQ family protein, with translation MSWRQYEILLKERPRGFHLVTSEIVRGLTDLSRFRVGLAHFFILHTSASLTLNENASSDVRVDFEAFFNRIVPDGTPYFEHTIEGPDDMPAHIKASLMGSGLTVPLRDGRLVLGTWQGVYLCEHRNRGGRRKLVVTLSGELDGDESH